A stretch of the Candidatus Nealsonbacteria bacterium genome encodes the following:
- the mraZ gene encoding transcriptional regulator MraZ: MFIGEYTYSIDEKKRLAIPAKFRQLLGKQAIITRGLDSCLFLYPNKEWRTLALKLSKLPLAQADARGFARLMLTGAMDAKLDSLGRILIPDYLKRYGQLTKKVVIAGVYNRIEIWDEKKWQEYKKKTEMAVGDIAERLKELGV; this comes from the coding sequence ATGTTCATAGGCGAATATACATATTCAATTGATGAAAAGAAAAGATTAGCTATACCGGCAAAATTCCGGCAGCTTTTAGGAAAGCAGGCAATTATTACCAGGGGATTAGACAGTTGCCTTTTTCTTTACCCCAATAAAGAGTGGCGAACTTTAGCTCTAAAATTAAGCAAACTTCCTTTGGCTCAGGCTGACGCCAGGGGATTTGCCAGATTAATGTTGACAGGAGCTATGGATGCAAAATTAGATAGTCTGGGAAGAATTCTAATTCCCGATTATTTAAAAAGATATGGTCAACTAACAAAAAAAGTAGTTATTGCCGGAGTTTATAATCGAATTGAAATCTGGGACGAAAAGAAGTGGCAGGAATATAAAAAGAAAACTGAGATGGCAGTAGGTGATATAGCCGAAAGGTTAAAAGAGCTCGGCGTCTAA